Proteins from one Vibrio coralliirubri genomic window:
- a CDS encoding dihydrofolate reductase family protein — protein sequence MSNIVFIATSLDGYIADKQGGLDWLQAIPNPDSDDMGYNAHTDRIDALVMGRNTMDMVLSFGIDWPYSKPVYVLSNTLNEVPQELEGKVFLMKGELKQIVADLNNKGLKNLYIDGGITIQNFLKEDLIDELVISTIPIVLGGGSPLFGDLVSPVDFTLKGVTTYLDEIVQTHYLRKR from the coding sequence ATGTCAAATATTGTATTCATCGCAACCAGCCTTGACGGTTACATTGCGGACAAACAAGGCGGCTTAGATTGGCTGCAAGCGATTCCAAATCCAGACAGTGACGACATGGGTTACAACGCCCACACCGATCGTATCGATGCACTGGTCATGGGACGAAATACAATGGATATGGTGTTGAGCTTTGGTATCGACTGGCCTTACAGCAAGCCAGTCTATGTACTGAGCAACACTTTGAATGAAGTACCTCAAGAACTTGAAGGTAAAGTATTTTTGATGAAAGGCGAGCTTAAACAGATTGTCGCGGATTTGAATAACAAAGGCCTAAAGAACTTGTACATTGATGGCGGCATCACCATTCAAAACTTCCTGAAAGAAGACCTGATTGATGAGCTGGTCATCTCGACCATTCCTATCGTGCTTGGTGGTGGGTCCCCGTTATTTGGTGACTTAGTATCTCCCGTCGATTTTACGTTGAAAGGCGTCACGACGTACCTTGATGAGATCGTGCAAACTCATTACTTACGTAAGCGCTAA
- a CDS encoding TetR/AcrR family transcriptional regulator — protein sequence MTVKDQKRGRPKSGSSQLSAERILTIAKSMMRESGKVPSIRGLATELGVDAMAIYHYFKNKNDLLEAITVSLIEEVAKPELTQDWRDNLYRLSVSYLSMLNEYRGLLETLLTMKSLGPMEVFSERFEAVLSPLALTEEQAKNALDLLVDYLHGYALALNCNPDRTELTIDMVEKPLSLYCLALTQLK from the coding sequence ATGACTGTCAAGGATCAGAAACGAGGTCGACCAAAGAGTGGATCAAGCCAACTCAGCGCCGAGAGAATTCTCACCATTGCTAAAAGCATGATGCGAGAGAGTGGCAAAGTGCCAAGCATTCGAGGATTAGCGACAGAACTCGGGGTCGATGCGATGGCCATATACCATTACTTCAAAAACAAAAACGATCTGCTTGAGGCAATCACGGTTTCTTTGATTGAAGAAGTTGCGAAGCCAGAGCTGACCCAAGACTGGCGAGATAACCTTTATCGGCTCAGTGTGAGTTACTTGTCGATGCTCAACGAATATAGAGGCTTGTTAGAGACCCTATTGACCATGAAATCCCTCGGGCCGATGGAGGTATTTAGTGAACGTTTTGAAGCGGTGTTGAGCCCGTTAGCGTTAACCGAAGAGCAAGCCAAAAATGCGTTGGACTTGCTGGTGGACTATTTACATGGTTACGCATTGGCGTTGAACTGTAACCCAGACCGAACAGAGCTCACCATTGACATGGTCGAAAAGCCGCTGAGTTTATACTGTTTGGCGCTCACTCAACTTAAGTGA
- a CDS encoding 6-phospho-beta-glucosidase — protein MNNEFPNDFLWGGAVAAHQLEGGWDANGKGVSVVDVLTAGAHGVQRRITDGVIDGENYPNQVAVDFYHRYKQDIKLFAEMGFKCFRTSIAWTRIFPNGDEAEPCEAGLAFYDELFDELLKYDIQPVVTLSHFEMPYHLANEYGGWMNRKVIDFFVKYSTTVMERYQHKVKYWMTFNEINNQMNTSADIFGWLCSGVKFPQCEKPQEAMYQAVHHQFVASALVVKKGHEINPDLQIGAMCAMVPFYPRSSKPEDIMVAQQAMRDRYFFSDVMVRGHYPNYAKRDWAIKGFNIEMQPEDEQILKEGKADYLGFSYYMSNTLDSSSHQSTEEAMDGGHENSVDNPFIQSSDWGWPIDPTGLRFCLASLYERYEVPLFIVENGFGAIDTIEEDGSINDDYRIAYLGDHIKEMKKAVAIDGVDLMGYTPWGCIDLVSFTTGEMKKRYGFIYVDKHNDQSGSLERKRKKSFEWYKGVIASNGATI, from the coding sequence ATGAACAACGAATTTCCGAACGATTTTTTATGGGGTGGTGCGGTTGCAGCACATCAGTTAGAAGGCGGCTGGGATGCGAATGGTAAAGGTGTCAGTGTTGTTGATGTATTAACAGCGGGCGCTCATGGTGTACAACGTCGAATCACCGATGGCGTGATTGATGGCGAAAACTATCCAAACCAAGTCGCAGTGGATTTCTACCATCGCTACAAACAAGACATTAAGTTATTCGCTGAGATGGGCTTTAAGTGTTTCCGTACCAGTATCGCGTGGACGCGTATCTTCCCAAATGGCGATGAAGCTGAGCCGTGTGAAGCGGGTTTAGCATTTTACGATGAGCTGTTTGATGAGCTGTTGAAATACGACATTCAACCAGTGGTCACACTGAGCCACTTTGAAATGCCTTACCACCTAGCTAACGAATATGGCGGCTGGATGAACCGCAAAGTGATCGACTTCTTCGTTAAATACTCAACTACGGTGATGGAGCGATACCAGCACAAAGTAAAATACTGGATGACCTTCAACGAGATCAACAACCAGATGAACACTTCGGCAGACATCTTCGGTTGGTTGTGCTCTGGCGTGAAGTTCCCACAATGCGAAAAGCCGCAAGAGGCGATGTATCAAGCGGTTCACCACCAGTTTGTCGCCAGTGCGTTGGTGGTTAAGAAAGGTCACGAGATCAATCCAGACCTTCAGATCGGCGCAATGTGTGCGATGGTGCCTTTCTACCCTCGTTCTTCAAAGCCAGAAGACATCATGGTGGCACAGCAAGCGATGCGTGACCGTTATTTCTTCTCGGACGTAATGGTGCGTGGTCATTACCCAAATTACGCTAAGCGTGACTGGGCAATCAAAGGCTTCAACATTGAGATGCAGCCCGAAGATGAGCAGATCCTAAAAGAAGGTAAAGCGGATTACCTTGGCTTTAGTTACTACATGTCGAATACTTTGGACTCGTCTTCGCACCAATCGACCGAAGAAGCGATGGACGGCGGTCATGAAAATTCGGTCGATAACCCGTTCATCCAGTCTAGCGATTGGGGCTGGCCAATTGATCCAACGGGTTTGCGCTTCTGTTTAGCATCTCTGTATGAACGTTATGAAGTGCCATTGTTTATCGTTGAGAACGGTTTTGGCGCTATTGATACCATTGAAGAAGATGGCAGCATTAATGACGACTACCGCATCGCTTACCTTGGCGACCACATCAAAGAGATGAAAAAAGCCGTTGCGATTGATGGTGTTGATTTGATGGGGTATACCCCTTGGGGCTGTATCGATTTAGTGTCGTTCACCACGGGCGAGATGAAAAAACGCTATGGATTCATTTACGTAGATAAGCACAACGATCAATCTGGCTCACTAGAACGCAAACGCAAGAAGTCGTTCGAGTGGTATAAAGGCGTGATTGCATCTAACGGTGCCACTATTTAG
- a CDS encoding alkyl/aryl-sulfatase produces MTTSRTFKNASLFLAISLAFPAVAANHDHAHFSEIGDQGGKSATEMTTKANQEFAKTLNFADTRAFDNNNKGLIASFDQETGDIIRNSFNFIDPSVTNADQAPDSVNPSLWRQAVLNQAAEGLYEVVPGKVYQVRGADLASISFIRSDNGWIAYDVLLTKEAAAKSLKFFKSNVPDGGELPVVAMIYSHSHADHFGGARAIKDAYPDVKVYGSKNITKEIVDENVLAGNAMSRRTAYQYGATLNRHEHGIVDAALSKGLSTGSITYVLPDYELNHNEEIETLVIDGLEMQFMDASGTEAASEMVTYIPSMKALWTGELTYQGMHNLYTLRGAKVRDGLKWSKKINEMLVTWGEDTEVLFASHSSPIWGEQEISDYLKMQRDAYGFTHNQTLRLANNGVVLQDIGDEIYKVMPDSIQQSWHTNGYHGTYSHNARAVYNMYLGYFDMNPANLNPLPIKPESVKFVEYMGGSDAVIEKAQQDFQEGEYRFVATALNKVIQAEPENKVARGLLADTYEQLGYQSEGAGWRNIYLTGAQELRIGTQPGAPKTASPDVLANMTIENLLDYLAVKVDSLKAQETPFTLNIQLPDVQEFYYVEMSNGNLNNIQVNELQDADTTLIINKSDVSDIVLKKTSLGKLLEDGQAGVKGDKTSLNKLLSSLTEADTSFEIVPRPNKGEEVDAELYQDSAVHAH; encoded by the coding sequence ATGACAACTTCTCGCACGTTCAAAAACGCATCACTATTCCTAGCTATCTCGCTGGCATTTCCAGCAGTTGCAGCTAACCATGACCACGCACACTTCAGCGAAATTGGCGACCAAGGTGGCAAAAGCGCAACCGAGATGACCACCAAAGCAAACCAAGAGTTCGCAAAAACACTTAACTTTGCCGACACTCGTGCTTTCGACAATAACAACAAGGGTCTGATTGCTAGCTTTGATCAAGAGACGGGCGACATCATTCGTAATAGCTTTAACTTCATCGACCCGAGTGTAACGAATGCAGACCAAGCACCTGATTCGGTTAACCCTTCGCTTTGGCGCCAAGCAGTATTGAACCAAGCGGCAGAAGGTTTATATGAGGTTGTTCCGGGTAAAGTTTACCAAGTTCGAGGCGCGGATTTAGCGTCTATCTCTTTCATTCGTAGTGACAACGGTTGGATCGCTTATGACGTACTTCTTACCAAAGAAGCGGCCGCTAAATCTCTCAAATTCTTCAAGAGCAATGTGCCTGATGGCGGCGAACTGCCAGTCGTAGCAATGATTTACTCTCACTCGCACGCTGATCACTTTGGTGGCGCAAGAGCAATCAAAGACGCGTACCCAGATGTAAAAGTGTACGGTTCGAAAAACATCACTAAAGAGATCGTCGACGAAAACGTATTGGCGGGTAATGCAATGTCTCGTCGTACTGCTTATCAATATGGCGCAACCCTGAACCGACACGAACACGGTATTGTTGATGCCGCACTGTCGAAAGGTCTATCAACCGGTAGCATTACTTACGTACTGCCAGACTACGAGCTGAACCATAACGAAGAGATTGAAACTCTGGTTATCGACGGCCTAGAAATGCAATTCATGGATGCTTCTGGTACCGAAGCGGCCTCTGAAATGGTGACATATATTCCAAGTATGAAAGCACTTTGGACTGGCGAACTGACCTACCAAGGCATGCACAACCTGTACACGCTGCGTGGCGCTAAAGTACGTGACGGCTTGAAATGGTCTAAGAAGATCAACGAGATGTTAGTCACTTGGGGTGAAGATACTGAGGTGCTGTTTGCGTCTCACTCATCGCCAATTTGGGGCGAACAAGAGATCTCTGATTACCTAAAAATGCAGCGTGACGCTTACGGTTTTACTCATAACCAAACGCTTCGCTTAGCCAATAACGGTGTGGTTCTACAAGACATCGGGGACGAGATTTACAAGGTAATGCCAGACAGCATTCAACAGTCTTGGCACACCAACGGTTACCACGGTACTTACTCTCACAACGCCCGCGCTGTGTACAACATGTATCTTGGTTACTTCGACATGAACCCAGCTAACCTAAACCCATTACCAATCAAGCCAGAGTCAGTGAAGTTTGTTGAGTACATGGGCGGCAGCGACGCTGTGATTGAAAAAGCACAGCAAGACTTCCAAGAAGGTGAATACCGCTTCGTTGCAACAGCACTGAATAAGGTGATTCAAGCAGAACCAGAGAACAAAGTTGCACGCGGCTTATTGGCTGATACTTACGAGCAGTTGGGTTATCAATCAGAAGGAGCTGGTTGGAGAAACATCTATCTAACGGGCGCTCAAGAGCTTCGTATTGGCACACAACCGGGCGCACCAAAGACTGCATCTCCGGATGTGTTGGCGAATATGACGATTGAAAACCTACTCGACTACTTAGCCGTAAAAGTGGATTCGCTAAAAGCGCAAGAAACACCATTTACGTTGAATATTCAGCTACCAGACGTTCAAGAGTTCTACTACGTTGAAATGTCTAACGGTAACCTGAACAACATTCAAGTGAACGAGCTACAAGATGCCGATACGACACTGATCATAAATAAGTCTGACGTGTCTGACATCGTGCTTAAGAAAACAAGCCTTGGAAAACTGTTAGAAGACGGACAAGCAGGCGTGAAAGGTGATAAGACATCGCTTAACAAACTGCTCTCTTCACTAACAGAAGCTGACACCTCTTTTGAGATTGTACCGCGTCCAAACAAAGGCGAAGAAGTTGATGCCGAGCTATACCAAGATTCAGCGGTACACGCTCATTAA
- a CDS encoding putative quinol monooxygenase: MTQLTIIANIVANEDKIELVKAELLKLIDITRAEEGCINYDLHQDNENPAHFTFYENWTSRELWQTHMGNTHLAEYMAATEGSVTSFTLNEMTKIA, encoded by the coding sequence ATGACTCAACTAACTATCATCGCAAACATCGTCGCTAACGAAGACAAAATTGAATTGGTTAAAGCTGAGCTGCTAAAGCTGATTGATATTACTCGCGCTGAAGAAGGTTGCATCAACTACGACCTTCACCAAGACAATGAAAACCCAGCACATTTCACTTTCTACGAAAACTGGACATCACGTGAACTTTGGCAAACACACATGGGTAATACCCACCTTGCTGAATACATGGCAGCAACCGAAGGCAGTGTTACGTCATTTACACTTAACGAGATGACTAAGATCGCTTAA
- a CDS encoding sugar O-acetyltransferase, whose product MKTEKQKMLAGEPYQAWDKELYSARIECRKVLQKLNNSIPDTPEWEAATQELIPGCENAHLEPPFRCDYGSNIKLGKNFYANFNCVILDVAEVTIGDNVLLGPNVQILTAGHPLEVKGRVEEGVEFGTPINVGDNVWLGGGVIICPGVTIGENSVIGAGSVVTKDIPANVVAVGNPCKVLKAIDNA is encoded by the coding sequence GTGAAAACAGAAAAACAAAAAATGCTAGCAGGCGAACCTTATCAGGCTTGGGATAAAGAGCTTTATTCAGCTCGTATCGAATGTCGTAAGGTGCTTCAAAAACTCAATAACAGTATTCCTGACACACCTGAATGGGAAGCAGCAACGCAAGAGCTCATTCCTGGATGTGAAAACGCGCATCTAGAACCTCCATTTCGTTGTGACTACGGCTCGAACATCAAGCTGGGCAAGAACTTCTACGCTAACTTTAACTGCGTGATTTTGGATGTGGCTGAAGTGACCATTGGCGACAATGTACTGCTTGGTCCGAACGTTCAAATCCTGACCGCAGGTCATCCACTCGAAGTGAAAGGCCGTGTAGAAGAAGGCGTTGAGTTTGGCACACCGATTAATGTTGGCGACAATGTTTGGCTTGGCGGTGGTGTAATCATCTGCCCCGGTGTCACTATTGGCGAAAACAGCGTTATTGGCGCAGGCAGTGTGGTAACCAAAGACATTCCAGCCAATGTGGTTGCAGTCGGTAATCCATGTAAAGTGCTGAAAGCGATCGATAATGCGTAA
- a CDS encoding LysR family transcriptional regulator, translating to MLTRSDDLEMVLTVVDAGGFSAAAEALDVQVAKVSRSVSKVESQLGVSIFNRTTRRVELTEEGRQFVDSVRVGLQMIQSAEEEIVSRGELPKGRLRVDAASPFVFHQLVPLVQAFKEAYPDIELELTSNEGFVDLLEKRTDVAIRIGKLSDSTLHARPLGKSLLHIVASPDYLAKRGMPTKPEDLSSHQIVGFAGNKVLNHWPLPNQSYVAPTVTASNGETVRQLALAGNGIACLSGFMVQEDMAAGRLIPILEQDKLANTDRERVNAVYYKSSSVSKRISAFIDFIQPRLKL from the coding sequence ATGTTAACCCGTTCAGATGATTTAGAAATGGTACTCACCGTTGTCGATGCTGGTGGGTTTTCTGCGGCGGCAGAGGCGCTGGATGTGCAGGTCGCCAAGGTGTCTCGTTCGGTGAGTAAGGTTGAGTCGCAACTCGGCGTCTCAATATTCAACCGAACAACGAGACGCGTGGAGTTGACGGAGGAAGGGCGGCAGTTTGTCGATTCAGTCAGGGTGGGATTACAGATGATTCAGAGCGCGGAAGAAGAAATCGTGTCGCGTGGTGAGTTACCAAAAGGTCGTTTAAGAGTCGATGCCGCTAGTCCATTCGTATTCCATCAGCTAGTGCCGTTGGTGCAGGCATTCAAAGAGGCTTATCCAGACATTGAGTTGGAACTCACTTCCAACGAAGGCTTCGTTGATCTTCTAGAAAAGAGAACTGATGTTGCGATTCGAATCGGTAAGTTGTCCGATTCAACACTGCATGCTCGCCCGTTAGGAAAAAGTTTGCTCCATATTGTTGCGTCACCTGATTATCTCGCTAAGCGTGGGATGCCCACCAAACCTGAAGATTTGAGTTCACATCAAATTGTGGGTTTTGCAGGGAACAAAGTGCTTAACCATTGGCCTTTACCAAACCAAAGTTATGTCGCGCCTACTGTGACAGCCAGTAATGGTGAAACCGTGCGTCAACTAGCACTAGCTGGAAATGGGATAGCTTGTTTATCGGGGTTTATGGTGCAGGAAGATATGGCTGCGGGGCGTCTAATCCCTATTCTGGAACAAGATAAACTTGCCAATACAGACCGAGAGCGAGTGAATGCGGTTTATTACAAGTCGTCCTCTGTCTCTAAACGTATCTCGGCGTTTATTGATTTTATTCAGCCCCGTTTGAAGCTCTAA
- a CDS encoding DMT family transporter, which translates to MRIAANPLGPAVLIEARVLFAAITLLLVAIYLRKKLSFNSHAKHFFILGLFNTAVPFLLFAYAAQTLNASTLAILNSTAPIWAAIIGAIWTKTTLEARVLLGLGIGVTGVGVLVGWDAMNIGREAVLPIFAAVMAAFSYGIASNYTKQAPKVEAFNNAHGSMWAAVLIVLPFVFFMPMREAPDLTITTSVILLGAVCTGLAYLLYFNLVSELGAPSALSVTFLIPVFGILWGNLFLDEAIGLNTIFGSVLVITGTMLVTGMTPSKIIESAKQKRAARAAR; encoded by the coding sequence ATGAGAATTGCCGCTAATCCATTGGGCCCAGCGGTGTTGATTGAAGCGCGAGTGCTGTTTGCTGCCATCACTCTATTATTGGTCGCTATCTACTTAAGAAAGAAGTTGTCGTTCAATTCACATGCTAAACACTTCTTTATTCTTGGATTGTTCAATACTGCGGTTCCCTTTTTACTTTTCGCTTATGCCGCGCAGACACTGAACGCCTCGACACTCGCTATCTTGAACTCGACTGCGCCAATATGGGCGGCAATCATAGGTGCGATATGGACCAAAACTACACTCGAAGCGCGTGTTCTATTAGGGCTTGGAATTGGGGTAACGGGAGTTGGCGTGTTAGTCGGTTGGGATGCGATGAACATTGGCCGTGAGGCTGTGCTTCCCATCTTTGCGGCGGTGATGGCGGCCTTTAGTTACGGAATAGCGTCGAACTATACCAAACAAGCACCCAAAGTTGAGGCATTCAACAATGCTCATGGCAGCATGTGGGCGGCGGTATTAATCGTGTTGCCGTTTGTCTTCTTTATGCCGATGAGAGAGGCTCCGGATCTGACCATCACCACATCAGTGATCTTATTAGGCGCTGTGTGTACAGGCCTTGCCTACTTGCTTTATTTCAATCTCGTTTCTGAGCTGGGTGCGCCTTCGGCTCTGTCTGTTACCTTTTTGATTCCAGTGTTTGGCATCTTGTGGGGCAACCTTTTCTTAGACGAAGCAATTGGCCTTAACACTATTTTCGGATCGGTTCTGGTTATTACCGGCACCATGTTAGTGACAGGTATGACGCCTTCTAAGATAATAGAGAGCGCCAAACAAAAACGAGCGGCAAGAGCGGCTCGTTAA
- a CDS encoding MFS transporter → MPLALLALTLSAFAIGTTEFVIVGLIPTMASDLNVSLPSAGLLVSLYALGVAIGAPVLTALTGKWNRKAVLLTVMALFVIGNLLAWQAPGYNTLIAARILTGLAHGVFFSIGSTIATGLVSKDKAASAIAIMFTGLTVALVTGVPLGTYIGQTFGWQATFLIVALLGLIALIGSAILVPSNLKQPPAAKISAQLKVLTQPRLLLVYAITALGYGGTFTAFTFLAPILENVSGFDSSSISLIMLVYGVSVAVGNIWGGKMADKMGPIKALTVIFSGLAAVLVVFNFTAVNPYAAVATILVWGAFAFGNVPGLQVYVVKLAEKYTPDAVDVASGLNIAAFNVGIALGSWGGGLIVAKSGLMNTPWIGAVIVLIALVLTRFSGALDKKQAQQAVPSSI, encoded by the coding sequence ATGCCACTAGCATTACTTGCATTGACGCTCAGCGCCTTTGCCATCGGAACCACAGAATTTGTCATCGTAGGCTTGATTCCTACCATGGCGAGCGACTTGAATGTATCTCTGCCATCGGCAGGTTTATTAGTCAGTTTATATGCGCTTGGCGTTGCTATTGGCGCACCTGTATTAACGGCATTAACCGGCAAATGGAATCGTAAAGCGGTGCTACTAACCGTGATGGCATTGTTTGTCATTGGTAACTTATTGGCGTGGCAGGCGCCAGGCTATAACACGCTGATCGCCGCACGAATTTTGACCGGCCTTGCCCATGGTGTGTTCTTCTCGATTGGATCGACCATCGCGACAGGTTTGGTTTCAAAAGATAAAGCAGCCAGTGCCATTGCGATCATGTTTACGGGTTTAACGGTTGCATTGGTGACCGGCGTACCACTGGGCACTTACATCGGCCAAACCTTTGGCTGGCAAGCAACCTTCTTGATAGTGGCTCTGCTTGGTCTTATTGCTCTTATCGGTAGCGCTATCTTGGTTCCAAGCAACCTTAAGCAACCACCAGCGGCGAAGATTTCGGCACAACTAAAGGTTCTAACTCAACCACGCTTACTGTTGGTTTACGCTATCACAGCACTAGGTTATGGCGGTACATTCACAGCTTTTACGTTCCTTGCTCCAATACTGGAAAACGTATCAGGGTTTGATTCGAGCTCAATCAGTCTCATCATGTTGGTTTACGGTGTGTCAGTGGCGGTAGGTAACATCTGGGGTGGAAAAATGGCCGACAAGATGGGCCCGATTAAAGCGCTGACCGTTATCTTCTCTGGTTTAGCCGCGGTACTGGTGGTATTCAACTTTACCGCTGTAAACCCTTATGCAGCCGTTGCGACTATTTTGGTTTGGGGTGCATTCGCATTCGGTAACGTTCCGGGGCTACAAGTGTATGTTGTGAAACTGGCTGAGAAATACACACCAGACGCAGTCGATGTCGCTTCTGGGTTGAACATTGCAGCCTTCAACGTCGGTATTGCATTAGGCTCATGGGGCGGTGGTTTGATTGTCGCGAAATCTGGATTAATGAACACCCCTTGGATAGGTGCTGTGATCGTTCTGATCGCTCTTGTTCTGACTCGATTCAGTGGTGCGTTAGATAAGAAGCAAGCACAACAAGCTGTTCCATCTAGCATCTAG
- a CDS encoding VOC family protein, with protein MKIEHIAIWTKQLEVLKRFYEDYFGATSNSKYHNPTKGFSSYFLSFETGSRLEIMEMDSVPESKDDIYDQFTGFVHIAISLGSEQAVDALTQRLVEDGYERLDGPRRTGDGYYESCILDPDGNRLELTV; from the coding sequence ATGAAGATTGAACACATCGCAATTTGGACCAAACAACTCGAAGTGTTGAAGCGATTTTATGAAGACTATTTCGGTGCCACATCGAATTCAAAATATCACAACCCAACCAAAGGGTTTTCTTCATACTTCCTCTCTTTCGAAACAGGGAGCCGTCTAGAGATCATGGAAATGGACTCGGTGCCTGAATCGAAAGATGACATCTATGATCAGTTTACAGGCTTTGTTCATATCGCGATTTCATTGGGCTCGGAACAAGCGGTCGATGCACTCACTCAACGCTTGGTTGAAGATGGTTATGAGCGCTTAGATGGCCCAAGAAGAACAGGCGATGGCTATTATGAGAGCTGTATACTCGATCCAGATGGTAATCGCTTGGAACTTACCGTTTAA
- a CDS encoding LysR family transcriptional regulator, with amino-acid sequence MSDVEKLDLNLLSVFLEVYRLQSITLASESLGMTQPGVSGALKRLQSQLDTDLFIREGRGIIPTNAAVQLANRVEPALEGITSAVSTLKQFDNQQYHVFRILVNEIGLTKLQPLVEQDETLGNISIEFNMVPNNEEELLQSLSMQQADLAIDIHYPQVNGYMKQPMIEDELVLIARKGHPRINGSVTQEQYYNEKHVTFRMRRTRLYTADYFTKSPLKQRKVSAECDSLMTMCVLVSGSDCVGSTSRDFANQFSEPFQLQVLDQPFEILPMQQYMIWHKRTDLNPAHQWLRNKIQQYMAD; translated from the coding sequence GTGAGTGATGTTGAAAAGTTAGATCTAAATTTACTGAGCGTATTTTTGGAAGTGTATCGACTGCAGTCGATCACCTTAGCCTCAGAATCGCTTGGTATGACTCAGCCTGGAGTGAGTGGGGCATTGAAGCGACTGCAATCTCAACTTGATACTGACCTGTTTATTCGTGAAGGGCGCGGGATTATTCCGACTAACGCTGCGGTGCAACTGGCAAACCGAGTGGAACCAGCCCTTGAAGGCATAACCAGCGCAGTTAGCACCTTAAAGCAGTTCGATAATCAGCAGTATCATGTGTTTCGAATTCTGGTGAATGAGATCGGCTTAACCAAGCTTCAACCCCTTGTCGAGCAAGATGAAACGTTGGGGAATATCTCAATTGAGTTCAATATGGTGCCGAACAACGAAGAAGAACTTCTTCAGAGTTTAAGCATGCAGCAAGCTGATCTAGCGATTGATATCCATTACCCGCAAGTGAATGGATATATGAAGCAGCCGATGATTGAAGATGAATTGGTACTAATTGCTAGAAAGGGGCATCCGAGAATCAATGGCTCGGTGACGCAAGAGCAATATTACAACGAAAAGCACGTTACTTTTAGAATGCGTCGAACCCGTTTATACACGGCAGATTACTTTACCAAGTCGCCATTGAAACAGAGAAAAGTGAGTGCCGAGTGTGACTCGCTGATGACCATGTGTGTGCTGGTATCGGGCTCAGATTGTGTCGGCAGTACGTCGCGTGATTTTGCCAATCAATTTTCCGAACCCTTCCAGCTTCAAGTCCTTGATCAGCCTTTTGAAATATTACCTATGCAGCAGTACATGATCTGGCATAAGAGAACCGATTTGAATCCTGCTCATCAGTGGTTGAGAAACAAGATTCAACAATACATGGCTGATTAA
- a CDS encoding LacI family DNA-binding transcriptional regulator translates to MVTMLDVANRAGVSKSTVSRVLNGKNIVRPDVVKKVFDAIQETGYRPNLLAQQLATKKTNFIGFVITNELFNGPYFSSLMYHAASYSEKSNHQLVITDGKHSAEDEIKAINFLLDMKCAGIIIYPQCLAESEIAKVIESTDTQILVLNREMPSKPNHAITTDHYQSACLMVEHIIEQGHTDIAVIRGKTGSSTDELRYQAYQNVLTKHGVALDEAKVVQGDWTMESGYHAAQALAKSKATFTAILSENDDMAIGAIKALTELGYSLPQDVSIVGFDNSKVGAFLTPSLTSVSVPLEQMTQKAILQIVGETEQATTINTTGGLVLRDSIAKLN, encoded by the coding sequence ATGGTAACCATGCTTGATGTCGCAAATCGCGCAGGCGTATCTAAATCGACCGTTTCTCGTGTCTTAAATGGCAAGAACATCGTGCGCCCAGATGTGGTGAAAAAGGTATTTGATGCGATTCAAGAAACAGGTTATCGACCTAACTTGTTGGCCCAGCAATTGGCGACTAAGAAGACCAATTTCATCGGCTTTGTAATCACCAATGAGTTGTTCAATGGCCCTTACTTTTCTTCCTTGATGTATCACGCGGCTTCTTATAGCGAAAAGTCGAATCACCAACTGGTGATCACCGATGGAAAACACAGCGCAGAAGACGAAATAAAGGCGATCAACTTCCTGTTGGATATGAAGTGCGCGGGCATCATCATTTACCCACAGTGCTTAGCTGAAAGTGAGATTGCAAAGGTCATCGAAAGCACTGACACACAGATTCTGGTACTCAACCGAGAAATGCCGTCGAAGCCTAATCATGCCATTACCACCGACCATTATCAGAGCGCTTGTTTGATGGTTGAACACATCATTGAGCAAGGCCATACAGATATTGCAGTGATTCGAGGAAAAACCGGTTCTTCGACTGATGAGTTGCGTTACCAAGCCTATCAAAATGTGTTAACTAAACATGGTGTGGCATTGGATGAGGCCAAAGTTGTTCAAGGCGATTGGACGATGGAGAGCGGTTATCACGCGGCTCAGGCTCTGGCAAAAAGCAAAGCAACATTCACTGCTATCTTGTCGGAAAACGATGACATGGCGATTGGTGCGATTAAGGCGTTAACTGAACTTGGGTACTCATTGCCTCAAGATGTTTCTATCGTCGGCTTTGATAACAGCAAAGTGGGGGCGTTTTTAACGCCAAGCTTAACGTCTGTCAGTGTGCCATTAGAGCAAATGACGCAAAAGGCGATCCTGCAAATTGTCGGTGAAACAGAGCAAGCGACCACCATTAATACCACTGGTGGTTTGGTGCTGCGCGATTCGATAGCGAAGCTAAATTAG